In one Neobacillus sp. WH10 genomic region, the following are encoded:
- a CDS encoding S8 family serine peptidase produces MKKRKMKAWKVMTTAAMTSLLFTSLTVFAESDDMPAESQMVEEMVEEGGPLFFDKDKIETGQDDSLYKDVKKEGLVEAHKPNDTVRFIVEVEQPTATDLSPKNKKSLFKEKQDKVIEEISKKNRSKSNSPSKVKQRFFESFNGFSIETEFQNIKEIQSIPGVVNVHIARTFQESMAASKELVQAQKVWEQYGYKGEGLVVAVVDSGIDYTHQDMTLTDKAKAKEKLTQSGIKSKLDETAVNDVWYSDKVPTGYDWADDDTDVIPAGNGSSHGTHVAGTIGADGDETNGGIEGIAPGVQLLAEKVFSDKGGGAYEDDIIAGIEHAVTMGADVINMSLGSDAGFVGEENDPIQKAIRVATEQGTLVVVAAGNSAYSTKHNLLFPSAYSPYAENPDIGTVSEPSVGPYALSVASYENTQMHLNTLSETNGLKLPFQDQTQFGKPNFKLSNFLNPNEEYELVFVGEGSKNADFTSNGKNVAGKIVVAKLLNQYTSYSFIQFNAAKFGAKAAIIIPPDSMGDYPYLRLSEFSIPAATTGKAPGQELINKLTNNQIVKMKLAGDTWVDNANKNTMSYFSSIGSPHTLDFKPEISAPGGNIYSTVPGNDYEIMSGTSMAAPHVAGGSALLLQALYQKGLTHSQDTVLKAKLALMNTSNIVMDPRTNGEVPYSPRVQGSGLMQIQNAINTPVIVTNRNAPLEQAGSVALKEIGQNTSFKLQMEALDAPKAKNNSDDIEYNVYVDVLKDKTELKEFDLDNDGKLDSKEYLTLTSERINDATVTVNDTIVTDKKGALVKIKPGQTKMLTVNVSLPDSLKKNSFVEGFVRLVPVAKDQDKAVPLTVPYMGFYGKWDEPQNIDLPAWEKDAFLGYTALWDGTSERYPKGYNSTTGTFDLNKIAISPNFHLIGIYSSFTALRNLQKTEMYIEDQSGNIVKYLGDFSEYTGQPWKFRKNIMSFGDTSYNELYAWDMKDESGQFVPEGNYQYVIKTTLDYPGARPQEVKMPVKVDSTLPKVTDIKVTPKDEKYEISWKGTDNENGSGYAASMVWVNGNYYTPGNATTLLLNSEPKSIVVVGADYAYNHSYTVWGDQDQKYMSEWMVLSNSSVYPTKNINKNTPAEIDYFAQNRSDWTFNVKDINGNIVDMFEFNNEKEVHTKWAPKPELPNGDYFISADVVSKDGFKVTTTPKKVTVLQQ; encoded by the coding sequence ATGAAAAAAAGAAAAATGAAAGCATGGAAAGTTATGACCACAGCCGCGATGACATCCTTATTATTTACATCACTTACCGTTTTTGCAGAAAGTGATGATATGCCAGCTGAGTCGCAAATGGTTGAAGAAATGGTGGAAGAAGGAGGACCATTATTTTTTGATAAGGATAAGATCGAAACAGGTCAAGATGATTCACTTTATAAAGACGTAAAAAAAGAAGGTTTAGTTGAAGCACATAAACCGAATGATACTGTTCGTTTCATCGTTGAAGTTGAACAACCAACAGCTACTGACCTTTCTCCAAAAAACAAAAAATCTTTGTTTAAGGAAAAACAAGACAAAGTAATTGAAGAAATATCGAAGAAAAATAGGTCTAAATCAAATTCTCCTTCTAAAGTAAAACAACGCTTTTTCGAAAGTTTTAATGGTTTTAGTATAGAAACAGAGTTTCAAAATATAAAAGAAATCCAGTCTATTCCTGGGGTTGTGAATGTCCATATTGCTAGAACATTCCAGGAATCAATGGCTGCAAGTAAAGAATTAGTACAAGCTCAAAAAGTATGGGAACAATATGGCTATAAAGGTGAGGGATTAGTAGTCGCGGTCGTAGATTCAGGGATTGATTATACACATCAAGATATGACATTAACTGATAAAGCAAAGGCAAAAGAGAAATTAACTCAAAGTGGAATTAAAAGTAAATTGGATGAAACAGCTGTAAACGATGTTTGGTATTCCGATAAAGTCCCAACAGGTTATGATTGGGCTGACGATGATACTGATGTCATTCCTGCAGGAAATGGAAGTTCGCATGGTACACACGTTGCTGGAACAATTGGAGCAGACGGGGACGAAACGAATGGCGGAATCGAGGGTATTGCACCAGGTGTTCAACTCTTAGCTGAGAAGGTGTTCTCCGATAAAGGTGGCGGAGCCTATGAGGATGATATTATTGCTGGAATAGAGCATGCAGTAACAATGGGTGCAGATGTGATAAACATGAGCTTAGGTTCTGATGCAGGCTTTGTAGGGGAAGAAAATGATCCGATACAAAAAGCTATTCGAGTTGCGACAGAACAAGGTACACTTGTTGTAGTAGCGGCTGGTAATTCCGCTTATAGTACTAAACATAATTTATTATTTCCATCTGCTTATAGTCCATATGCAGAAAATCCTGATATTGGAACAGTTAGTGAGCCATCTGTAGGTCCATATGCTTTATCAGTTGCTTCTTATGAAAATACACAAATGCATTTAAATACTTTATCAGAAACAAATGGTTTAAAGCTTCCTTTCCAAGATCAAACTCAATTTGGAAAGCCTAACTTTAAACTCTCAAATTTTTTAAATCCGAATGAAGAGTACGAGCTAGTATTTGTAGGCGAAGGTTCCAAGAATGCTGACTTTACTAGTAATGGTAAAAACGTAGCAGGGAAAATTGTCGTAGCAAAATTATTGAATCAATATACTTCTTATTCTTTTATTCAGTTTAACGCAGCAAAATTTGGAGCAAAAGCAGCAATCATCATACCACCAGATAGCATGGGTGATTATCCATATCTGAGATTGAGTGAATTTTCAATTCCAGCTGCTACAACGGGTAAGGCTCCAGGGCAAGAACTAATTAATAAACTAACGAATAATCAAATTGTAAAGATGAAATTAGCAGGCGATACTTGGGTCGATAATGCAAACAAAAACACGATGTCCTATTTCTCATCCATTGGTTCACCACATACATTAGATTTTAAACCTGAGATTTCTGCTCCTGGTGGAAATATTTATTCGACTGTACCCGGAAATGATTATGAAATTATGAGCGGTACATCGATGGCAGCTCCTCATGTGGCAGGCGGTTCGGCATTGTTATTGCAGGCACTTTATCAAAAAGGCTTAACACATTCACAAGATACGGTATTAAAGGCAAAACTGGCTTTAATGAATACATCGAATATTGTGATGGATCCTAGAACAAATGGAGAAGTGCCATATTCTCCACGTGTACAAGGGTCAGGTTTAATGCAGATTCAAAATGCAATTAATACACCTGTTATTGTTACTAATAGAAACGCACCTTTAGAACAAGCAGGATCAGTAGCATTAAAGGAAATTGGTCAAAATACAAGCTTTAAATTACAAATGGAAGCATTAGATGCCCCTAAAGCTAAAAATAATAGTGATGATATTGAATACAATGTTTATGTAGATGTCCTGAAAGATAAGACTGAATTGAAGGAATTTGATTTAGATAATGATGGGAAGCTAGATTCAAAAGAGTATTTAACATTAACAAGTGAACGTATTAATGATGCGACTGTCACTGTAAATGATACTATCGTAACAGACAAAAAAGGAGCATTAGTTAAAATCAAACCAGGTCAAACAAAAATGCTGACTGTTAACGTATCTTTACCAGATTCCTTAAAGAAAAATAGTTTTGTAGAAGGATTTGTTCGTCTTGTACCAGTAGCGAAAGACCAGGATAAAGCAGTGCCACTAACTGTTCCTTATATGGGCTTCTATGGAAAATGGGATGAACCGCAAAATATTGATCTTCCAGCATGGGAAAAAGATGCATTTTTAGGCTATACCGCGCTTTGGGATGGCACATCAGAACGTTATCCAAAGGGATATAATTCTACTACTGGCACATTTGATCTTAACAAAATTGCCATCTCGCCAAACTTCCATCTAATCGGTATTTATTCTTCCTTTACTGCTTTACGTAATTTGCAAAAAACAGAAATGTATATCGAAGATCAATCAGGAAATATCGTTAAGTATTTAGGTGACTTCAGTGAATATACAGGTCAACCATGGAAATTCAGAAAAAATATTATGTCATTTGGAGATACTTCTTACAATGAACTTTATGCTTGGGATATGAAAGATGAGTCTGGACAATTTGTACCCGAAGGAAATTATCAATATGTCATTAAAACGACATTAGACTATCCAGGTGCAAGACCACAAGAAGTTAAAATGCCTGTTAAAGTAGATTCCACACTTCCTAAAGTAACAGACATTAAGGTAACTCCGAAAGATGAAAAATACGAAATTTCCTGGAAGGGCACAGATAATGAAAACGGAAGTGGATATGCCGCTTCCATGGTTTGGGTTAACGGAAATTACTATACACCAGGAAATGCGACTACATTACTCTTAAACTCCGAACCTAAAAGTATTGTTGTAGTTGGAGCGGATTACGCATATAATCACTCTTACACCGTTTGGGGAGATCAAGATCAAAAATATATGAGCGAATGGATGGTTCTTTCCAATTCAAGTGTATATCCGACTAAAAATATAAACAAAAACACTCCAGCAGAAATTGATTACTTTGCCCAAAACAGATCAGACTGGACATTTAATGTAAAAGATATAAATGGAAATATAGTCGATATGTTTGAATTTAATAATGAAAAAGAAGTTCATACAAAATGGGCACCTAAACCGGAGCTTCCAAATGGAGATTACTTTATCTCAGCTGATGTAGTGTCAAAAGACGGCTTTAAAGTGACAACAACACCTAAAAAAGTAACGGTTCTCCAACAATAA